ACGTTCGCGTCATCTAGTTTTTTCGATTGTGATTATTTTGTCTGTGTAAGCAAAACACCAGCTCAATGTCAAGTAATGTCCCCAGGACACCTCCTCTACAAAGGAGGATGTCCAATCGAAGTTCCTATAAAAGTCCTATGGAAAGCCCTTTaaaaatgatgaagacaAATTCCAGCAAGAGGAGCCCCATCAAGACATCCTCGGCAGATTACACCAAGGTAGTGGTTAGATTTAGACCTTCAATTTTTAGACACGGTGAGTCACAAGAGATAGTAGACGATAATTTGGCTCTGGGCAAAAAGACGGACAGTCAATTAATAACAATAGAGCCCCATCAGTCGGTTTATATTAGTGGAACCTCGTTTTCAGGCAGGTTTACCTTTGATAGAGTGTTTGGACCTGAGACTTCACAGACAGAAGTATTTGATTATTCAATCAATGAGACAGTCAATGACTTTTGCAATGGCTATAACGGTACAATTTTTGCCTACGGACAGACAGGATCCGGTAAAACACACACCATGCTAGGAAATATGGACTCCCCTAGTGAATATGGAGTGGTGCCAAGGGTAGCtgataaactttttgaacagatAGCAAATGGAAGTCCCTCTTCAGAGTACACGGTGAGTATTGGTGTGCTAGAAATTTACATGGAACAACTGCGGGACCTGTTGAACCCCGATAACAGCAACAATCTATGTATTAGAGATAGTGGAGCGCTTTCTGAAGGTGTGACTGTCCAACATTTGGAAACCCGGTATGTGAGTAGTAAGGATGAGTTGTTAGGTGCCGTTATCCTAGCCAATAAACTGCGGACAACTGGAGTAACCGACGCCAATGCTGATAGTTCCAGGTCGCATGccatctttcaaatcaaactAGCACAACGATCATTGGACGACGGGGTTGTCAAAATCAGTACTTTATTCTTGGTTGACTTAGCTGGCTCCGAAAGAATAGCACGTACTGGTGCTACCGGGCAGACCTTGGAAGAGGCCAAGAAGATCAACACATCTTTGTCGGCTTTAGGAAATGTGATTAATGCGTTGACCGATGGTCAATCCACCTACATTCCTTATCGTGATTCTAAGCTGACGAGAATTTTACAGGAATCATTGGGAGGGAATGCACGCACAACTTTGATTGTGAATTGTTCTCCCGatcaagttgatgaagGGGAATCGGTATCTGCCTTACGGTTTGGCGCGCGTGCCAAAAGGATTCAAAATAAGGCAAGAGTAAACCAAGAGATTGCATCTACTGAGCTGCAGAAGCGTTTGGTAACTTTAGAGAGTGAAAACGCTGCGTTGATACATCGTGTTGCTGAACTAGAAGAAcaatcaaagttgaaggaaaTCCAGCAGGAAGCTACCAACACCGTCACCGTTGACGCAACCAAGATAAAGCGACTTGAATCATCTGTTTCTCAGCTTGCGATACGGTTGAAACAAAACGAAGCTATCACAGAGGAGCTTACTCAGGAACTTGATCGAGCCCGTGCCATCAATGAAAGACGAAAGATAAAAAttgaacaacttgaaaaggCTATGCAAGCTCAGCATGAAGACATGATCATGGAAACTGACAAGTTTGCAAACAAATTGTCGTATTTAAAGGCGAGAATAACAAGTGTTAAGAGGATGAATCAGACCCAAGTACCGTACAATGAAGATGGTTTACAGCCAGCTGTAAACATATACGAATCACCGACTACACTggaggaaaatgaagaaggatTAGAATCTCTGTCGATCAATGTTTGCAGGTCGCCGGTGCAATTCTCAAACAAAGCTGGTCTACATCTTAACATTGTTAAACCTATGAGGGGAGGGTCCGCAAAGCCAGCATGAAAAGTAAAATTAGGTTTTTATATgtatttcatttctatTCATTCATTTAAAGCCTTTTCTCCGTCCTTAAGACAAAGAATAGACCGCACATCACTAGTAAATCTTAAACTGTTTAGCAGTGGAAGAAGATTCATGAGCTCAGTGTCGTTGGGGTCATTGATCCATCCCTCCACCATTATTCCATTGAAATTATGTTTGCAATAACTGATAGGCGAATTGTCAATGATCACATAATTGGCCAACGAATCCTTCGCTGGAATGGATTTCCTTCTGGATTTTCCTTGTCGGGGGGTTGAAGGCGGAGATAAAAGAGGTTCTTGCGGAGATAGTAAAATGCTCAAGTCCTTGATGTATCCCTTTCCCTTTTCCCAAACACAGTTATTCCTGTAATATCTTGCTTCGAATAGTTTCTTGGAGGAGctctgattcttctccGTAAAAGATACATCTTGTTCTAGCAAATCGATTACGGGATCTGCATATTCTTGAATACTGGCGGTGAAACATACGAGGCTGAACCATTGCTTAACCAACTTTAGGAACTCCACAACATACGGCCGCTTATAGATATAATATAACGCGATCATATCGTTAGACATTTTTATTTCTACCATTTGTCCTTTTGCCTTGCCCAACACTGATGAATTGTGGCtggaaagagaatggaTCAGTGTTTCATCCAGATCCAGCACTAGCACCTTCTTTGGTAGTTCGGGAGGCTTattcaaattgaaactaTTATTGATGAGAAGGATGGGAAAAACAAACTTCGTCTTTTTCCGGGGTGCCTTTTTGACGCTTTGTATCGTATTAGCATCTGTATGTCGAGTAGTTGGTGCTCTTAGTGGGCTCGGAGTAGCCTCATCTGAAGTCATGGGTGATTTCATTGTATCTATTTCTTGCTGTGGGAACTCAACTTCTATGTCATCGGACTCAGCAATTGTATCTAGCAACGAGTAACTTGAATCTGCGATGTTCTCTGAGCTCTGGCTAATAATGGAGTCATCTTCCGGAAACTCCTCTTCTATAGGAGCGCCGCCTGTTGCATCTTTGCTGAGCAATCTAAAGGGAAATAGTACAATTGAGATGATGAACTTCAAAGGGGAAAAAACCAGCAAGTTCGGAAAGAACCAGATTATTGACACTAGCGTTTGCCACAGCGTTACGCTTGTCTTGACTACCGGTATTTCAGGATAGTCAACCCTTGTAACTATGTCTGAGTCCTCAGTCTGATCTACGTCCAGATCCAAAGTAGTCTCCTTCTGAGGTTGCTTCTCTTGCAATGAACCTCCATGAACTCTGCTGGAGAGAAACTGAATCGCATTCATAGTACATCAGGAC
This window of the Komagataella phaffii GS115 chromosome 2, complete sequence genome carries:
- a CDS encoding Kinesin-related motor protein involved in mitotic spindle positioning — translated: MSSNVPRTPPLQRRMSNRSSYKSPMESPLKMMKTNSSKRSPIKTSSADYTKVVVRFRPSIFRHGESQEIVDDNLALGKKTDSQLITIEPHQSVYISGTSFSGRFTFDRVFGPETSQTEVFDYSINETVNDFCNGYNGTIFAYGQTGSGKTHTMLGNMDSPSEYGVVPRVADKLFEQIANGSPSSEYTVSIGVLEIYMEQLRDLLNPDNSNNLCIRDSGALSEGVTVQHLETRYVSSKDELLGAVILANKLRTTGVTDANADSSRSHAIFQIKLAQRSLDDGVVKISTLFLVDLAGSERIARTGATGQTLEEAKKINTSLSALGNVINALTDGQSTYIPYRDSKLTRILQESLGGNARTTLIVNCSPDQVDEGESVSALRFGARAKRIQNKARVNQEIASTELQKRLVTLESENAALIHRVAELEEQSKLKEIQQEATNTVTVDATKIKRLESSVSQLAIRLKQNEAITEELTQELDRARAINERRKIKIEQLEKAMQAQHEDMIMETDKFANKLSYLKARITSVKRMNQTQVPYNEDGLQPAVNIYESPTTLEENEEGLESLSINVCRSPVQFSNKAGLHLNIVKPMRGGSAKPA
- a CDS encoding Catalytic subunit of Nem1p-Spo7p phosphatase holoenzyme: MNAIQFLSSRVHGGSLQEKQPQKETTLDLDVDQTEDSDIVTRVDYPEIPVVKTSVTLWQTLVSIIWFFPNLLVFSPLKFIISIVLFPFRLLSKDATGGAPIEEEFPEDDSIISQSSENIADSSYSLLDTIAESDDIEVEFPQQEIDTMKSPMTSDEATPSPLRAPTTRHTDANTIQSVKKAPRKKTKFVFPILLINNSFNLNKPPELPKKVLVLDLDETLIHSLSSHNSSVLGKAKGQMVEIKMSNDMIALYYIYKRPYVVEFLKLVKQWFSLVCFTASIQEYADPVIDLLEQDVSFTEKNQSSSKKLFEARYYRNNCVWEKGKGYIKDLSILLSPQEPLLSPPSTPRQGKSRRKSIPAKDSLANYVIIDNSPISYCKHNFNGIMVEGWINDPNDTELMNLLPLLNSLRFTSDVRSILCLKDGEKALNE